A part of Brassica rapa cultivar Chiifu-401-42 chromosome A05, CAAS_Brap_v3.01, whole genome shotgun sequence genomic DNA contains:
- the LOC103848124 gene encoding defensin-like protein 147 → MLPKQKNTSPFLLEFKIIINSLLSYMMKQTPQLSFTVFTIFIILVLGLYLYFKFILTFTYTRYKERWQEKGKLCDQIQLPVNKDGLCVDSECQNKCRESKGPKGMSKCFGSKAKKSLNFYCGIPC, encoded by the exons atgttaccaaaacaaaaaaatacatcaCCTTTCCTTTTAGAGTTTAAAATCATTATCAATTCACTTCTGTCATATATGATGAAGCAAACCCCTCAACTCTCGTTTACAGTTTTTACTATCTTCATCATTCTTGTGCTaggtttgtatttatattttaagtttatcTTAACATTTACATATACTCGTTATAAA GAACGATGGCAAGAAAAGGGCAAATTGTGTGATCAAATACAACTCCCTGTAAACAAAGATGGGTTGTGTGTTGATTCTGAATGCCAAAATAAGTGTCGCGAGTCAAAAGGACCGAAGGGGATGAGTAAATGTTTTGGGTCAAAAGCCAAAAAATCTTTGAATTTCTATTGCGGAATTCCTTGTTAA